In Mesorhizobium sp. M9A.F.Ca.ET.002.03.1.2, the DNA window CAGCGCGAACCAGTAGTTTTTCTGGACACCTGTCTCGGGGTCTTTGTCTCCGGGCGTAGGGCTCGGCTCTGCGAAGCTCGTCACCGGCACCACGCAACGGTTCTCGACGCCAAGATATTGCTGCCAATGTCCGTATTGCGGGTTGCGGATGTTGGTGGTGCCGTAGTCGGCCTTGCCCTTCACCCGCTCGATTGGTGTCGGCATACCCCATAGCAGATTGGCAAGCTCGCGCGTCCCGTCAGGCGCGTTACGCACCACGGGGCCGGGCTGGTTTGGGTAGATATCTATGGATGGCTCAAGGTTGCCGATGATGTCGCGCAAGGCACGCGTCCACTGGCGGACGGCTTCCTGCGACGTGGTGATATTGTACAGGTTGCACATGTTTCGCCCTCAATCGACCAGTTCAAGCAGGAGATGCGGCGGCACTTCATCAGCCGGCCAATCGGCGCAACAAGCCCTGATCGCGGCTTTGTTCGCGTCCATCCAAACCGTAGCCGCGTTGTCTTCCTCTTCAAGAGGTTCGCCATCTTCGGGACAGCTAGCGTCATCCCAACCTTCCAAGGCAAACATGCCATCTGCAGCTTGCTCTGCCGAAATGCCAGCGGCTGCAAAGACAGCCTTTGCGGCTTCGATGCCGCGCTGTTTTTCTTCGTCCGACGCGCCCCGGACATTCAGGCGCAGTTCCATTATCGCCTCCTGGTGTGGGCCATCTTGCCTACAGTGAACAAAATAGGAACAAAAATGTCAAGCTACCTTGACGACAGAGGAATATGTTCCTCATTTCAAGGGATGCCGGAGCAACCAGAAAAATGGCCGAAGGGAGTCCCTTGGACCCTGATGCACGCCCACAACGCCGGGCAGGTGGCGCGTATTCGCTGCGGCCATTGCAACATCAAAAGGTTCTATAAGCCGCTGGAATTGCGGGAAGTCGTCGGCAACGTCAGCATCGATGAAGTGCGAGCAAAGGTCCGTTGCGAAAAATGCGGGCGCAAGGAATCGATGAACGCCGAACTATTCCACCCTGTCGGGCAGGAATTGGAGGGCATCCGTTTTCGGCGACTGGTCGAGATAAGATGGGAGCGGCGGGTGGTCTGGAAGGACGAATGACATTCGGTATGCAAAGGCGCTCTGTTCAGCACTGTCGAGAGGGCGCTGCTCCGCACGATTCGCGACAGGGGCGGACCGGTTCGGCTTGAGACCCACAGCTTGCCAGGAATTGACCTGCGGATCGGGAAGACGGCCGGGCGGCCAAGCGGGATGGTCGCCATTTATCGCATCCCCGCCCAGGGATCACTGAGCGCCGACCCGCCGAACTTGATGGCCTTGCTCGGGTCGTAGATGCCGGAAAGACCCGACACGAGATTGCCGCCGGCCTTGAAGATCGAGGCGCCCAGCGCCTGCTTGCCGGAAAAGCGCGAGATCGCTGCCTGCGTGGTGAGGTTGTTCTGGCGCAGTTGCGAGCCGTACTGGATCGCCTGGATGTCAAGCTGGCCCTGCCGTGCATTGGCGGCCAGCACCTCGCTCGGCGAGCCTGATATGGCGACGCCCGAGGCGCCGGCCTGGGCGCGCGCCTGCGCCTGCAGGAGATCCTGCTTGTGGCGCTCCTGGCTCTGCTCGAAGGCCGCACTTTGCGCGTCGGCCTGCGCCTGCTGCTCATAGGCCTTGGCCTGATAGTCGGCCATCTGCCTCGACTGCTGGCCTTCGGCCAGCGCGCCGCCGACCGAAAGAGCCGTGCCGATAAGGGCAAGTGTGCACATGGTCAGCCTCTTTCGCTGGCGACGGGAATGAATTTGCTTTTGACGCCTTCGACCGGCGCGCCGAGCGCCGGGCGCGGGTCGAGCGCGCCGCCGGGGCTAAGGAAGGACAGCAACAACTTGTCGGCCTGGATCGCCCGGCGGCTGAGGCGGGCGGGGACCGCTGCGCGCGGCCCGGCCATGGCGGCGCGGCGAATGGTGGTCAGATTGATCTTCAGCTCGGCCGCGCCGGCGGCGTCGAGCCGGCCGTTGGCGGTGGCGATGGCGCGGCTGAGCGCATCGGCCTCGAACAGCTCCAGGCGCAGTTGTTCGATCAGCCAGTTGGCGGTTTGCCAGCGTTGCGTCAGCGCTTCGGCCTTGGCCGCGATCTCCTCGCCCAGGGCGACGATATCGGCACGCGCTTCGCTTTGGGCAGCGGCCGCGCGGCGCTTGTGCGCCGCCTCGATGGTCTTCTCGATCAGCGCGATTGCCGCGTTGGTCCTGGCGAGGGCGGCGCGCACCTCGCCCAGATCGCCGTCGCCGAAGATGGCGCGGTCCTCGGCCTGCTCCAGTTCCTGTTTGCGGGCCGCAACATTGTTGAGGTCGACGTCGAGCAAGGCGATGACGGCAGCAAAATCGGCAGCCGTCCGCGCCCTGCCGAGATCTTCGGCAAGGGGGATTGTGGTCACGGGAGGGAGTCCTTTTTTGAGGAGGATGAGGAGCGGTCGGCGCAGCTGCCGATCTCCCCCTCGTGGGGGAGATGCCCGGCAGGGCAGAGGGAAGGATCGCCGGGCGTGGGGTCTTACCTGCGAGCCGCCAAGACCTGGCCTAGCAAAGGGACGCAATTGATTGAAGGTCGGCGGGACAGCGCCCTGCCGGCCATCTCCCCCTCAAGGGGGAGATTGGCAGCTTCGGCGATGGCGCTCCTAAGGCTCGGCGTCGAACACCGGCGTGAACGCCCGGATCGTGCAGGGCGTCGGGTTGACGTGGCGAATCCTCACCCTGCCCTGCCCTTCCCAACTGTCGTCGATCGGCACCTCGACATTGCCGGTGAAGAGATCAGCCCGGCCGTCGGGCGCGACGATGCCCGGCATGCGCACCTTCTCCCAGCGGCCGCGCAGGAAGGACTGCACTTCGAGCCCCGACGTGTCGGTCTCGAGCAGCGACATCATCACCTTGGCGACCTTCTTGCGGCGGCCGACGATCGAGCCGTCGCGGCCGCCGACATCGAGTTCCAGCGTATTGGCCTCGCAACGGTA includes these proteins:
- a CDS encoding SOS response-associated peptidase; this translates as MCNLYNITTSQEAVRQWTRALRDIIGNLEPSIDIYPNQPGPVVRNAPDGTRELANLLWGMPTPIERVKGKADYGTTNIRNPQYGHWQQYLGVENRCVVPVTSFAEPSPTPGDKDPETGVQKNYWFALNEERPLFFFAGLWTRWQGVRKVKDGPGDFELYGFMTTKPNALIAPIHEKAMPVILTTQEETETWLNAPWSEAKRLQRTARDDALVIVEKPATQIKFPQQAPAQGSLF